The Coffea arabica cultivar ET-39 chromosome 3c, Coffea Arabica ET-39 HiFi, whole genome shotgun sequence genome contains a region encoding:
- the LOC140037598 gene encoding ammonium transporter 1 member 1-like yields MASLSCSADQLAPFFGPNTTNATAAAEYICNQFTAVSDRFTDTGYAIDTTYLLFSAYLVFSMQLGFAMLCAGSVRAKNTMNIMLTNVLDAAAGGLFYYLFGFAFAFGGPSNGFIGKHFFGLKQIPSSSFDYSNFLYQWAFAIAAAGITSGSIAERTQFVAYLIYSSFLTGFVYPVVSHWFWSADGWASASNNGNLLFGSGVIDFAGSGVVHMVGGIAGLYGALVEGPRIGRFDRTGRSVALRGHSASLVVLGTFLLWFGWYGFNPGSFNKIFVTYNVGNQPYYGQWSAVGRTAVTTTLAGCTAALTTLFGKRILSGHWNVTDVCNGLLGGFAAITAGCSVVEPWAAIVCGFVAALVLIGCNMLAEKVKFDDPLEAAQLHGGCGAWGVIFTALFAAEKYVNEVYPIPGKSTRPYGLFMGGGGRLLAAHVIQVLVILGWVSATMGPLFFILHKLKLLRISAEDETAGMDMTRHGGFAYVYHDEEDSNKNSIPMRKIEPAGSS; encoded by the coding sequence ATGGCGTCCCTGAGCTGCTCGGCGGATCAGCTAGCACCCTTTTTCGGCCCCAACACCACCAACGCCACCGCAGCAGCCGAATACATCTGCAACCAGTTCACAGCCGTCTCCGACAGGTTCACCGACACCGGCTATGCCATCGACACCACATACCTTCTCTTCTCTGCTTACTTGGTCTTCTCCATGCAGTTGGGATTCGCCATGCTCTGCGCCGGTTCCGTCAGGGCCAAGAACACCATGAATATCATGCTCACCAACGTGCTTGACGCAGCAGCCGGCGGTCTCTTCTACTACCTCTTCGGCTTTGCCTTCGCCTTCGGCGGCCCCTCCAACGGCTTCATCGGCAAACACTTCTTCGGACTTAAACAAATCCCATCTTCATCTTTCGACTACAGTAATTTCCTCTACCAATGGGCTTTTGCTATAGCAGCCGCCGGCATCACCAGCGGCTCCATAGCTGAAAGAACCCAGTTCGTCGCTTATCTAATCTACTCATCATTCCTAACCGGGTTTGTTTACCCGGTGGTTTCCCATTGGTTCTGGTCAGCCGATGGCTGGGCGAGCGCTAGTAACAACGGAAACCTCTTATTCGGATCCGGGGTGATAGATTTCGCGGGGTCTGGGGTTGTTCATATGGTCGGAGGAATCGCGGGCTTGTACGGTGCACTGGTGGAGGGACCGAGAatcggccggttcgaccggacAGGCCGTTCTGTTGCCTTGCGCGGCCACAGCGCATCATTGGTTGTTCTGGGCACTTTCTTGTTATGGTTTGGATGGTACGGATTTAATCCCGGTTCGTTTAACAAGATTTTTGTTACTTACAACGTAGGAAACCAACCTTATTATGGTCAGTGGAGTGCCGTGGGGCGCACCGCGGTCACCACCACCTTGGCGGGCTGCACCGCCGCGCTGACCACATTGTTTGGGAAGAGAATTTTGTCTGGACATTGGAATGTCACGGACGTTTGTAACGGCCTTTTGGGCGGCTTCGCTGCCATCACAGCAGGGTGTTCGGTGGTGGAGCCGTGGGCGGCGATCGTCTGCGGGTTCGTGGCGGCGTTGGTGTTGATTGGGTGCAACATGTTGGCCGAGAAAGTCAAATTTGACGATCCACTGGAGGCTGCTCAGCTGCATGGAGGATGTGGGGCCTGGGGAGTGATTTTTACGGCGTTGTTCGCTGCTGAGAAGTACGTGAATGAAGTTTACCCGATTCCGGGTAAATCGACCCGGCCATACGGGTTGTTTATGGGCGGCGGTGGAAGGCTATTGGCTGCTCATGTGATTCAGGTTCTGGTGATTTTGGGATGGGTCAGTGCCACAATGGGTCctcttttcttcattcttcataAGTTGAAGCTTCTTAGAATCTCAGCTGAGGATGAAACGGCGGGTATGGATATGACCCGGCATGGTGGATTTGCATATGTTTACCATGATGAAGAGGATTCAAATAAGAATTCAATTCCAATGAGGAAGATTGAACCAGCTGGTTCAAGTTAG